The Novosphingobium terrae genome has a window encoding:
- a CDS encoding cbb3-type cytochrome oxidase subunit 3: MSGAALYALLRNFADGWGLALMMGVFLLLCARPFLPGGRKNSEAAATMIFKDEDDD, translated from the coding sequence ATGAGCGGCGCCGCGCTTTACGCGCTGCTGCGCAACTTCGCCGATGGCTGGGGGCTGGCGCTGATGATGGGCGTGTTCCTGCTGCTCTGTGCGCGGCCCTTCCTGCCGGGCGGGCGGAAGAACAGCGAAGCCGCCGCCACCATGATCTTCAAGGACGAAGACGATGACTGA
- the ccoP gene encoding cytochrome-c oxidase, cbb3-type subunit III — MTDKRIDEATNTETMGHEWDGIEELNTPLPRWWLYTFYACIAFAVGYAVVYPSVPLIHEGTHGSFGWTSRGEYAAEKKAEAAQRAPMLAALAKTPIEDLPKNPDLTRQAVAGGRAAFKVNCVQCHGAGAAGSVGYPNLNDDDWLWGGSLTDIQQTLTHGIRYPGDDQTRTSLMPSFGHDKILTPAQVQDAASFVRSLSGLEPKGAAAQRGAEIFATNCVACHGPDAKGGRQFGAPNLTDRIWLYGGSREQVVGSITNAHAGVMPAWGQRLDPVTIKMLAAYVHSLGGGEAFAAPTPVAK, encoded by the coding sequence ATGACTGACAAGCGCATCGACGAAGCCACCAACACCGAAACCATGGGGCACGAGTGGGACGGCATCGAGGAACTCAACACGCCCCTGCCGCGCTGGTGGCTTTACACCTTCTATGCGTGCATCGCCTTCGCGGTGGGCTACGCTGTGGTCTATCCCTCGGTGCCGCTGATCCACGAAGGCACCCATGGCAGCTTCGGCTGGACCAGCCGAGGCGAATACGCCGCCGAGAAAAAGGCCGAAGCCGCCCAGCGCGCTCCCATGCTGGCCGCCTTGGCGAAAACGCCCATCGAAGACCTGCCCAAAAACCCCGACCTGACGCGTCAGGCGGTGGCGGGCGGTCGCGCGGCCTTCAAGGTGAACTGTGTGCAATGCCATGGCGCGGGGGCGGCGGGCTCGGTCGGCTATCCCAACCTCAACGATGACGACTGGCTGTGGGGCGGCTCGCTGACCGACATCCAGCAGACGCTCACCCACGGCATCCGCTATCCCGGAGATGACCAGACCCGCACCAGCCTGATGCCCAGCTTCGGCCATGACAAGATCCTGACGCCAGCGCAGGTGCAGGATGCGGCGAGCTTCGTGCGCAGCCTCTCGGGCCTCGAACCCAAGGGAGCCGCAGCCCAACGCGGCGCCGAAATTTTCGCCACCAACTGCGTCGCCTGCCACGGCCCCGATGCCAAAGGAGGCCGCCAGTTCGGCGCGCCCAACCTCACCGACCGCATCTGGCTCTATGGCGGCAGCCGGGAACAGGTGGTGGGCTCGATCACCAACGCCCATGCCGGGGTGATGCCCGCATGGGGGCAGAGGCTCGACCCGGTCACCATCAAGATGCTGGCGGCCTATGTCCACTCGCTGGGCGGCGGCGAGGCCTTCGCCGCGCCCACCCCGGTGGCAAAGTAA